Proteins encoded within one genomic window of Companilactobacillus sp.:
- a CDS encoding betaine/proline/choline family ABC transporter ATP-binding protein (Members of the family are the ATP-binding subunit of ABC transporters for substrates such as betaine, L-proline or other amino acids, choline, carnitine, etc. The substrate specificity is best determined from the substrate-binding subunit, rather than this subunit, as it interacts with the permease subunit and not with substrate directly.): MATTREIVSFRDVAKIYRGKPAVSDVNITVKEGEFVCFIGTSGSGKTTTMRMINRMLEPSKGTIIFKGKNIKKYDPVKLRRTIGYVIQNNGLMPHMTIKDNITLVPKLLKWPQEKMDQKATELIKLAELPESYLDRYPAELSGGQQQRIGVVRALAADQDIILMDEPFGALDPITRDNLQDLVKHLQEQLGKTIVFVTHDMDEALKLATHIVIMDSGKVIQDDTPDNILQHPANNFVKNLLGEERLLQAQQNTLSVGDIMSKNPAHITLGKSLSEAIWEMSRHHVDSLLVTDDSKKLKGYIDLETINDHYSKDLSVSDIYANNLIKVRADSYLRDTSERILKQGYKYVPVVDSDNTLIGIVTRASLVNVVYDAIWGKDELENPEDANLPASITEGSEKA, encoded by the coding sequence ATGGCTACTACTAGAGAAATTGTCTCGTTTAGGGATGTAGCAAAGATTTACCGCGGCAAGCCGGCGGTTTCAGACGTCAACATTACCGTAAAAGAGGGGGAATTCGTTTGTTTCATTGGTACTTCTGGTTCAGGTAAAACGACCACAATGCGAATGATCAACCGAATGTTAGAACCTAGTAAAGGAACAATTATTTTTAAAGGGAAAAATATTAAAAAATATGATCCCGTTAAGCTTAGAAGAACAATTGGATATGTCATCCAGAACAATGGGTTGATGCCTCATATGACTATCAAGGACAACATCACCCTCGTACCAAAATTATTGAAATGGCCTCAGGAAAAAATGGACCAGAAGGCCACCGAATTAATCAAACTTGCTGAATTGCCAGAAAGCTATTTGGATCGTTATCCAGCTGAGTTATCTGGTGGGCAGCAACAAAGAATTGGTGTTGTGCGTGCTTTGGCCGCCGACCAAGATATTATCTTGATGGATGAGCCTTTCGGGGCCCTAGACCCAATCACGCGTGACAACTTACAAGACTTAGTTAAACATCTCCAAGAACAATTAGGTAAGACCATTGTCTTTGTTACCCACGATATGGATGAAGCCTTAAAATTAGCTACTCATATCGTCATCATGGACAGTGGAAAAGTTATCCAAGACGATACGCCAGATAATATTTTGCAGCACCCTGCTAATAACTTCGTTAAAAACCTCTTAGGTGAGGAACGTTTATTGCAAGCTCAACAAAATACTTTATCCGTTGGCGATATCATGTCGAAAAATCCAGCTCACATTACTTTAGGAAAATCTCTTTCAGAAGCAATTTGGGAAATGAGCAGACACCATGTCGACTCATTATTAGTTACCGACGATAGTAAAAAATTAAAAGGTTACATTGATCTCGAAACAATTAACGATCATTATTCAAAGGACCTCAGTGTCAGCGATATTTATGCTAACAACTTGATCAAAGTCCGTGCCGACTCATATTTACGAGATACTAGTGAACGGATCTTGAAACAAGGATACAAATACGTTCCGGTTGTCGACTCTGACAACACACTGATCGGAATCGTTACCCGTGCATCGTTAGTAAACGTCGTTTACGATGCCATCTGGGGTAAGGATGAATTAGAAAATCCCGAAGATGCCAACCTACCTGCTTCGATCACCGAAGGAAGTGAAAAGGCATGA